The Gemmatimonadaceae bacterium region GCCCGGTACACCTTGAGACGGTTGCGGATGGACTCCGGCTCGTCATCCTTGCGGCGCACCAGCGTTCCACCGCACTTCTCGCACCGTGTACCCGGCTCCAGTCCGCGATAGGGAGTCTGGCAGCTGTCGCAGACGGTGCGCCCGCCCAGCCGGTTCACCAGCTCGTCGTCCGGCACGTCGAACAGAAGGAACTTGTCCACCTTCCGGCCCAGCTCGGCGAGCATCATCGTGAGTCCCTCGGCCTGCGGTACGGTGCGCACCACGCCGTCGAGGATGGCGCCTTTCGCCGCTGACGGCGACGCGAGCACCTCCTTCATGATGCCGAGGATTACGGAGTCGGGGACGAGGTCACCCCGGTCCATGTAGGCCTTGGCCGCCAGTCCCTGCTCGGTACCGTCACGCACCGCCGCCCGGAGGACGTCGCCCGTGGCGATCCTGGGGATTCCGAGCCGTTCGGCGAGTATCTCGCCCTGAGTTCCCTTGCCCGCGCCAGGCGGGCCAAGCAGCACGACGATCATGCGAGTGGCGGCTTAGAAGCCGCCCATCGCCTGACGACCGCGATAGCGAACGCGGCCCTTCTTCATGAATCCGTCGTATTTCCTGAGCAGCAGGTGCTGCTGGATCTGCGCCAGCGTGTCGAGAGCGACACCGACCACGATCAGCAGCGACGTTCCGCCGAACTGGAACGGCACGTTGATCGCGTCGGCGATGAACACCGGCAGGAGCGCGATGAAAGTCAGGAAGATCGCGCCCGGAAGCGTGATCCGCGTCACGACGTGATCGATGTACTCGGCCGTCTTCGAACCGGGTTTGACGCCGGGAATGAAGCCACCCTGCTTCTTCAGGTTCTCGGAAAGGTCGAGCGGATTGAAGATGATAGACGTGTAGAAGTACGTGAAGAACACAATCAGCACCGCCGACAGCACGTAGTAGAGCCACGTGCCCGGCTGGAAAAGCTCCGACAGCCGTTGCGCCTGCTGGTTGCCGCTGAACTGCGCGATAGCACCGGGAACGATGATCACCGACTGTGCGAAGATGATCGGCATCACCCCCGCCGCGTTGACGCGGAGCGGGATGAAGTTCTTCGCCGCCTCGCGCATCCGGCCGCGGGCCATGCTGCGCTGCGGGATCTGGATCATGATCCGGCGAGCAGCCATCGTCACCGCTACCGTCGCCGCCACCACGCCGACCATCACGAGCCCCAGCACGAACAGCGAGAACAGTCCCACCGCCTGCGTCTGAACGAAGCGGAAAGTCCCCAAGATTCCCGGCCAGAACCGCTCGATGATCGAGAAGAAGATGATCAGGCTGGCGCCGTTGCCGAGGCCGCGCTCAGTGATCTGCTCACCCAGCCACATCACGAAGATCGCGCCGGCCGTGAGGAACAGCACCATCTGGACCTTGAATCCGAAGCCCGGATTGATCACCGCGTTCTGCAGCGACGACGTGAACAGGGCGAAGCCCCATCCCTGCACCACCGCCAGAATCACGGTGAAGTAGCGCGTCCACTGGGTAACCTGTTTCCGGCCTTCCTCGTCCTTCTGCATCTTCTCGACGGTCGGCACGACTGCGCCGGCGATCTGCATGAAGATGCTGGCCGAGATGTACGGCATGATGCCGAGCGCGAACACCGTCGCGCGAGACAGACCGCCTCCGACGAACAGGTCGTAGAGGCCAAGGAGTCCGCCGCCGCTCTGGCTCGCGAAGAAATCGCGGATCGCTACTACGTCAACACCCGGCACCGTGATGTGCGCGCCCGTGCGATAGATCACGAGGCACAGGAAGGTGAAGGTGATCTTCTGCCACAGCTCGGGCGTCCGGTAGATGCTCTGGACCGCCGCTGCCGGGTTGTTTTGTGCCATTCTACTCCTCGACGCGGCCTCCGGCCGCTTCGATCTTTTCGCGTGCGCCAGCGCTCATCCTGATTCCGCGAACGGTGACGGCGCGGGACAGATCGCCATTGGCGAGCACCTTTGCCGGGCCCTTGCGCGCACTGATCAGGCCGGCCTGCACGAGACTCTCTCTCGTGACCTCTGCTCCGGCGGGCATGCGCTGCTCGAGATCGCTCAGACGAACGACCTGATGCTCAACCCGAAAGATATTGGTGAAACCACGCTTTGGCAGTCGCCGCGTGAGGGGCATCTGGCCGCCTTCGAAATGCGGCTTGCCGCCGCCCGGCCCGTGATGGCCCGCGCGCGCCTTCATTCCCTTGTGTCCCTTGCCGGACGTCTTGCCCGTGCCCGATCCGGGTCCGCGGCCGAGCCGCTTGCGGTCACGGTGCGAGCCGGGGGCCGGCACCAGATTGTGCAGGCCGATCCGCTCTGACGCGTTAACCACCGTTTCTGCGCGCGTTGCCTTCTCTGCGCTCTCTTTTTTCATTTCTGCATCTCATCCTTCACCGGCGTCACTTCGACCAGATGACGCACGCGTTTGAGCTGACCCCGCAGCGCGGGTGAATCCTGCTGGATGACTTCTGCCTGGTGATGGCGCAGGCCGAGCGCCTGGAGCGTCAGACGCATGCGCGCCGAGTGCCCGATACCGCTCCTGACCTGCTTGATGCGAACACGGCCGGTCGTCAGCTCCGACTTCGGAGTGCTGCGCGGGCCCTTCGTGTTCCACCATACGTGTGTTCTAGCCAAGTTGTGCCTCCCTTACCTTCGCTCTCGAGCGGTAGCCGAGCGAGCTGACCTCGACGCCGCGCTCGCGCGCGATCTCTTCGACGGTTGTGAGCTGCTTCAGTCCGTCCAGCGCCGCCAGAACCATGTTGTGCGGGTTGGTCGAGCCGAGGCTCTTCGTGAGAATGTCGCTGATGCCGGCGCATTCCATGATCGCGCGCACCGCGCCGCCGGCGATCACGCCGGCACCCGGAGCAGCGGGCTTCATGAGAACCTTGCCTGCACCGTGCTCGCCCACGACCTCATGCGGAATCGTTCCGCCGGTCATCGGCACACGCTGCATGTTGCGGCGGGCTCCGTCCACGGCCTTGCGCACCGCTTCCGAGACCTCGTTGGCCTTGCCGGTGGAAAAGCCGACTTTACCCTGCCCATCGCCGACGGCGACAAGCGCGTTGAAGGAGAAGCGACGTCCGCCCTTGACGACCTTGGCGACACGGTTGATGGCGATCACGTTCTCGACGAGCTCGCTGCCACCCTCGCCGCGTCCGCCGTCTCCGCGTCCGCCGTCACGGCCTCCCTTGCCGTCGCGCGACCGGCCCTGGCCGCCATCACGACCACCACCGCCGCCCGGAGGACCGCCACGACCGGCGCCCGGACCACCACGTCCACCACCACCGCCGGGTCCACCACGGCCGCCGCCACCGCGACCGCCACGGCCACCGGGGCCGCCTACTCCGCCGCCCGAGCGCGCGCTGCGTCCGCCGCCGCTACGTGCCGGGGGCTGAGGCTGGGGCTGGGGCTGGGACGACTGCTCGGCGCCCGCGCCCGGGGCTGATCCTGAGGCTGATGCTTCCTGATTCTCGTTGTCTGCCATTTCCTAGAACTCCAGTCCGCCCTCGCGGGCTCCGTCGGCCACCGCCTTCACGCGGCCGTGATACTTGTAACCGCCACGGTCGAATACGACCTTCGTGACGCCAGCTTCCTTCGCCTTCTGGGCGATTCTCTTGCCGACCTCGGCGGACTTCTCCGTCTTCTTTCCCTCGAGACCCGAATCCGTCACCGTCATCAGCGTACGCTGCGACACGTCGTCCACCAGCTGCGCGTAGATGTGCTTCAGCGAGCGGTAGATCACGAGGCGCGGACGCTCGCTCGTTCCGTTCACCTTCTTGCGAACGCGGAAGTGGCGGCGGGTGCGCAGGCTATCGCGCGACTTCGTGAATGCCGTCTTGCTCATTACTTGCCTCCCGCCTTTCCGGCCTTACGCCGGATCTGCTCGCCTGCGTATTTGATGCCCTTGCCCTTGTACGGCTCGGGTGGACGGAGGCTGCGGAGCTCTGCGGCCACCTGTCCGACGATCTCCTTGTTCGCGCCCTCGACGATGATCTGCGTCGGAGCGGGCGCGGTCAGCTTGATGCCCTGCGGCGCCTTGTACTGGACAGCATGCGAGAACCCGAGCGCCAGCTGCAGCCCGTACGGCCGCGTCTCCGCCTTGTAGCCGACACCAACGATGTCGAGCTGCTTGGAGAAGCCCTTCGTGACGCCCTCGACCATGTTCGCGATCAGTGTCCGCGAGAGACCGTGAAGCGCCTTGTGCTTCTGGTCGTCGCTCGGACGGGTGACCGTCACCTGGCCGTTCTCGCTGGCAATCTTCATGTCGGCGGGAATGACACGGGAGAGCTCGCCCTTCGGGCCCTTCACCGTGATCCTGTTTCCGTCGAGTGTAACCGTGACGCCGGCCGGAACCGCGACCGGATTCTTTCCAATACGTGACATTAGTGAGCTCCCCTTACCAGACGAGGGCGAGGATCTCGCCGCCGGTGCGCGCCTGGCGCGCCTGACGGTCCGACATCAGACCCTGCGACGTGCTCACGATCGCCATTCCAAGGCCGTTGCGGACGCGCGGAATCTCCGACACGCCGACGTACTTCCGGAGGCCGGGCGTGGAAACACGCTTCAGCTCACGGATGACCGGCTGCCCGCCCTGCGCGTACTTCAGTACGACGCGAAGCGTCTTGCGGCCGCTCTCCTCCTCGAGAGTGCGATAGTCCTGAATGAAGTGGTTGTCCTTCAGGATTCTCGCGATCTCGAGCTTCATCTTCGAGCCGGGCATATCGACGCGGCGGTGCTTCGCTCCGCACGCATTGCGGATGCGCGTCAACATGTCGGCGATCGGATCGGTCATGCTCATGCAGTTCTTGTCCTCATTCCACCGTATCCGGCCATGGGCCGGACGTGCAGAACGTGATTGGTTACCAGCTAGCCTTGCGCACGCCCGGGATCAGTCCCGAAAGTGCCAGCTCGCGGAAGCAGATTCGGCAGAGGCCGAACTTTCTCAGGAAGGCGCGCGACCGGCCGCAGCGCTGACAGCGATTGTGCTGCCGCACTTCGAACTTCGGCTTCCGCTTGCTCTTCTCTACCATGGCTTTACGCGCCATTAGCGATTCTCTCTACTGAAGTGGTTGCTGTCGCTGATCACGACTGCACGATGATGGGCTTGTCTTCGCCGCGGAACGGCATGCCGAGCTCGCGCAGAAGCGCCAGCGCCATGTCGTCCTTGTTCGTCGTCGTGACGAACGTGATGTCCATCCCGTGGATCTGCTCGACCATGTCGTAGTTGATCTCCGGGAAAATCATCTGCTCCTTGACGCCGAGGCTGTAATTGCCGCGGCCGTCGAACGACCGCGTGTTCACGCCGCGGAAATCGCGGATGCGCGGGATCGCGACGGTGATGAAGCGATCCATGAACTCCCACATCCGGGCTCCGCGCAGCGTCACCGCGGCGCCGATTTCCTGGCCCTCGCGAAGACCGAAGTTGGCGATGGACTTCTTCGCCTTCCGGCGCACGGGGCGCTGGCCGGTGATGATCGCCAGCTCCGCCACGACGGTGTCGAGAACCTTGGGATTCTTGATCGCCTCGCCGACGCCGCAGTTCACGACGATCTTCTCGACCGTCGGGATCTCGTGCTTGTTGGCCAGCCCGAACTGCTCCTGGAGACGCGCGCGGACGGTGTTCAGGTAGTACGCCTTGAGGCGCGGCGGGGGCACGGGAAGACCAGCGCCCGCGTGCGGGCCCTGCTTGATCTCGGCTCCCTTCTTGTCTCCGCCCTTCGCCTTGGCGCTCTTCCCCTGCTGGGGAGCGCCGCCGCCCTTCGCGGGCTTCGCGGGTTTCGCGGGCTTCTTCTCTGTAGTTGCCATTTATCTGTCTCTGGTCAGCGGGTCCGGGGGATCGGCTCCCCCGAGTGTGCGCCGACGCGCTCCTTGGTTCCATCGGTGTCAATCCGCGCCCTGGTGCGGGTCGGCTCACCGGTCTTCGAGTCGAGAAGCATCAGGTTGGACGAATGCACCGGAGCAGCGGACTCGATGATCCCGCTCTGCTCGTCGGCAGTTCGCGCCTTGCGGTGCTTCTTCACGATGTTGATTCCCTCGACGAGTACACGGCCGGTCTTGGGATAGATACGCATCACCTTCCCCTCCTTGCCCTTGTCGTCGCCGCGCATCACGCGCACGGTGTCACCTTTCGACACGTGCATCTTGACGCGCTCGGCATTCACTCCGTGACGCGTCCGCGACCGCTTCTTCGCCGTCTTTCTGTGCTTCAGATCTCGCATGCTACAACACCTCCGGGGCGAGCGAGACGATCTTCATGTACTTCTTCTCGCGAAGCTCGCGCGCCACCGGTCCGAAGATGCGGGTCGCGCGGGGCTCACCCGCTTCGTTGATAATGACGATCGCGTTCTCGTCGAAGCGGATGTACGAGCCGTCCTTGCGGCGCGTCTCCTTCGCCGTGCGGACAACGACTCCGCGCGCGACCTCTGACTTCTTCACGGTTCCGTTCGGCAGCGCGTTCTTGACGGCCACGATCACGACGTCGCCGAGTCCGGCGTATCGCCGGCGCGTCCCGCCGAGCACGCGGATCACGAGCGCCGTCTTGGCGCCCGAGTTGTCCGCGACCTTGACCACCGATTCCTGTTGAATCATCGGAAAATTCCCTGGTTCTCTTAAGCGTCAGTTAAACGAGAGCTATCGGGCCCGCTCGACGATCTCGACGACGCGCCACCGCTTGTCCTTCGACATCGGGCGAGTCTCCATGATCCGCACCGTGTCCCCGGTCTTCGCATCGTTCGTCTCGTCGTGCGCCTTAAGCCGCTTCGTTCGCCGCACCATCTTGCCGTACACCGGATGCTGCACACGGCGTTCGATCGAGACGACCACGGTCTTTTCCATCTTGTCGCTCACTACGAGCCCGACGCGCGTCTTGCGCGACGCACGGCTCACGGAAGTGCTCTGCTGTGTCTCACCCATTCTGTCCTATGCCCTCTTGCTCGAGCGGGTCGCACCCGTCCTGGTCCGGCGCACGCGGCGCGTCTTTGCGCCACCCGCCCTGGGGAGCGACGCCGGCGTGCCGGCCTCAATGATCCCGATGATCTTCTCGCGCAGCACCGTCTTGAGACGGGCCACGTCCTTCCGTATCACGCGCAGCCGGAGCGGATCCTCAAGCGTCTCGGTTCCCGCGCGGAACCTGAGTCGGAATCTCTCCTCCTCCAGCCCGGCGATGCGGGCATTGATGTCCGCTTCGCCCATCTCCCGAATGTCCTTGCTACTCAGCATCTGTGTGCGCCTCCTCACGGGCCACGAATCTCGTCTTCACTCCAAGCTTCGCGCCTGCAAGCGCCATCGCCTTCTTCGCGATCTCGGGCGTCACGCCCTCGAGCTCGAACATCACTCGACCGGGCTTCACCACGGCCACCCATCCTTCCGGAGAACCCTTGCCCTTGCCCATGCGGGTCTCGGCGGGCTTCTTCGTGATCGGCTTGTCCGGGAAAATCCTGATCCACACCTTGCCGCCGCGCTTGATGTGACGCGTCAGCGCCACACGAGCCGCCTCGATCTGCCGGTTGGAGACCCAGCCGGGCTCCAGCGCCTGCAGGCCGTAGGCGCCGAACGCCACGGTCGAGCCGCGGATCGAAAGACCCTTCATGCGGCCCTTGAACATCTTCCGGAACTTCACTCTCTTCGGACTCAGCATCGCTCTATACGGGTAACGGGTAACGGGTATCGCATCAGACGCCGGTCGAGTAGGTCTTGCCGCGGCGGTCCTCGACGATCTCGCCCTTGAAAAGCCAGACCTTCACGCCAATCGTGCCGAACGTGGTCTTCGCCGTGCTCGTGGCGTAGTCGATGTCCGCACGCAGGGTGTGAAGAGGCACACGACCCTCGTGGTAGCCCTCCGTTCGCGCGATCTCGGCGCCGCCCAGGCGCCCGCCGCACTTGATCTTGATTCCGCCCGCCCCCATCCGCATCGCGCTCTGAACCGCGCGCTTCATCGCGCGACGGAACGAGATGCGCTGCGCCAGCTGGTTGGCGATGTTGTCCGCCACCAGCTGTGCGTCGAGCTCGGGACGCTTGATCTCTTCGACGTTGATCCCGACTTCCTTGCCCGAGATCTGCGCGAGCTCGTCGCGGAGCTGATCGACTTCGGTGCCCTTCTTACCGATGACGACGCCAGGACGCCCGGTGTGGATCGTGACGACGACCTTGCCCGGCTTCCGCTCGATACGGATGTCGGAGATCGCCGCGTGGCCGAGGCGCTGCTTGAGGTAGGTGCGCAGCAGCTCGTCCTCGCGCAGCAGCGCAGGGAAGTCACGGTCCGCGTACCAGGTCGAGCGCCACGTCTTGGAGATTCCAAGACGGAAGCCGATCGGATGTACTTTCTGTCCCATTACTTGCCTTCCTTCGCGCCGACCACGATGTGTACGTGGCTCGTGCGCTTCTGAATTGGAGTGGCGCGTCCCTGAGCGGCGGGCATGAATCGCTTGATCTTCGGCCCCTCGTTCACGATGGCGTGCTTCACGTACAGCGTATCGACGTCGAGCGACTCATTGGCCTGCCGCGCCGCGTACTCCGCGTTCGCGACCGCGCTGTTGAGCGTCTTCTCGATCTGCTTTGCCGCGTGCTTCTTGGAGAACTTGAGAAGACCGAGGGCCTCGTTCACGTTCTTGCCGCGGATCTGATCGATCACGAGGCGCATCTTGTATGGCGACTGCCTGGCGCCGCGCTGAATCGCGGTGGCATCAGGCTGCGGCTCGGCGCGCTGCACCGGACGGCGGACAGCGGCTTCCTTCGCCGTGGTCTTTCGTGGCGCCGCCGCCTTCTCAGCGGTCTCGGTCGTTACTGCCTTCTTGCGGGCGGCCATGGGTTACCTGCCTCCCCTCTGGCCGCCGGCCGGAACACCGCCGGCTTTCTTGTCCACCGCCTTCGCGCCGGTGTGACCGCGGAAAAGACGGGTGGGAGAGAACTCGCCCAGCTTGTGGCCGACCATGTTCTCGGTCACGTAGACGGGGATGAACTTGTTCCCGTTGTGCACCGCAAAGGTGTGTCCGACGAAGTCGGGAATGATGGTGCTCGACCGCGCCCAGGTCTTGATGACCTTCTTCGCGTTGTTCGAGTTCATCACTTCGACCTTCTTCATCAGCGCGTCCTGAATGAACGGACCCTTCTTTACGCTTCTCGCCATTTACGGAATTCCTGGTTAGGACTACTTTGTCGCTTTGCCGCGCTTCCGGCCGCGGACGATGAGGCGCTGCGACGGCTTCTTCTTGTTGCGCGTCTTGACGCCTTCCTTCTTGCCCCACGGGCTCACCACGTTCCGGCCGCCGCGTGTGCGTCCGCCGTGCGGGTGATCCACAGGGTTCATGACCTCTCCGCGAACCTTCGGGCGCTTTCCGAGCCAGCGGCTCTTGCCCGCCTTTCCGTGCGACAGGAGCTCGTGCTCTGCGTTGCCCACCACGCCGATCGTGCCAAGGCAGCTGCCATGCACGAGACGCATCTCGGTGGAGCGCATGCGAAGAGTCACGTACTCACCTTCCTTTGCCACCACTTCGACCGACGTTCCGGCGGAGCGGGCGACCTGGCCGCCCTTCCCCGGCTTCAGCTCGACGTTGTGCACGTCGGTGCCGAGCGGAACCTCGCGAAGCGGAAGCGCGTTGCCCGTGCGCGTATCAGATCCGGGGCCCGACACGATCTTGTCGCCTACCGACAACCCCTTCGGATGGAGGATGTAGCGCTTCTCTCCGTCCTCGTACGCGACCAGCGCGATACGCGCCGAGCGGTTGGGATCGTACTCGATGTGCTCCACCACTGCGGGCATGCCGTGCTTGTTGCGCTTGAAATCGATCACTCGGTACTGACGCTTGTGGCCACCGCCGATGCGTCGCATCGCAATGTGACCGTGGTTATCACGTCCGCCCGACTTCTTGAGCGGCTCGACCAGCGACTTCTCAGGCGTCGTCCGCGTGATCTCCGAGAAATCGGAGACGCTGCGGAAGCGCGAGCTCTTGGTCACCGGCTTGAACTGACGAACACCCATGACCTTTAGCCCTCGAAGATGTCTATGGTGTCACCGTCGCGAAGCTTCACGACGGCCTTCTTCCAATGCGGCCTGCGACCAACATCCTTGCCAACCCGGCGGGCCTTGCCGCGCTGGTTGGAAGTCCAGACGCCCGTCACCTTCACGCCGAACAGCTGCTCGACGGCGACCCGGATGGTCGTCTTGGTGGCGTCGCTCGCGACGCGGAACGTGTACTCACCGCGCTCCTGGTACGCCGCCGAGCTCTGCTCGGTGACAATCGGGCGGACGATGGTACGATGCAGTGTGCTCATTGCCTACTTCCCCTTCTTCTTTGCGGCGGTCTTCTTCGCAGCGGATTTCGCGGCCGGCTTCTTCTTCGCGACGGTCTTCTTCGCCGCGGAGGCTCTTCCGGTCGTCTTCGTTGCTGCCTTGCGAGTGGCCTTCTTCGCGGCTGCCTTCTTCGCGGCTGGCTTGTTCGCGGCTGGCTTCTTCGCGGGCGCCTTCTTCGGCGCCGCCTCAGTCTCCTCTGCGCTCTCTGCGGCGAGGCCGCTTCCGAAAGCACCCGACTCGACGATCACGACTTCGGACCACAGGAGGTGGTACGTCGAGACGTCGGAGTACGGCAGCACGTGCGTGCGCGGCAGGTTACGGCCGCTCATGTACACGTTCGGCTTCACGCCATCGGTGAGGATGAGGACCTTCTTTTCGGCCACGCCGAGCGCGGTGAGAACCGCCATGAGCTGCGAGGTCTTCGGAGCGTCATAATCGAACGCGTCGATGACCAGCACCGCATTCTCGCGGGCGCGGGCGTTGAACGCGCTCTTCCGGGCGAGCGCCCGGACTTTGCGCGGAACGTACTGCGCGTAGCTGCGCGGGGTCGGACCGAAAACGGTGCCACCGCCCACCCAGTTGGGCGCGCGGATCGAGCCCTGGCGGGCGCGGCCGGTGCCCTTCTGCTTCCACGGCTTCTGGTTGCCGCCGATGACGAAGCCGCGCGTCTTGGTGGACGCGTTGCCCTGCCGCTGATTCGCCAGGTACGCTTTGACGGCCTGGTGCATCACCGGCATGTTGATCGTACCGTCGAACAGATCGGCAGGCAGCGCCACGCTGTCGCGCGCGGTGCCCTTCGAGGTGTATGCGGCCGCATTCATTGAAGTATTCTCAGCCATCGGTTAGTCCTGCTTCTTCACGAGGACGATGCCGTTGGTGGGACCGGCGACCGAACCGCGGATGTAGATCAGATTGCGCTCCACGTCGATCTTCTCGATGCGAAGATGGGTCTGCGTGTGACGATGATCGCCGTAGTGACCGGGCATCTTCTTACCCTTGATCACGCGCGACGGATCGGTGCCGGGTCCAATGGATCCGGGTCGGCGATGCTTCGTGTTTCCGTGCGTGTTCGGTCCGCCGTGGAAGCCGTGACGCTTCACGACGCCCTGGAAGCCGCGTCCCTTCGACGTGCCGGTCACCTTGACCTGATCGCCGGGCGCAAAGAGCTCGACGGTCACTTTGTCTCCGAGGCTGTAGCTCGGGACTTCTACGCTCTTCGGACCGTCGTCGAGGCGGAAGCTCTTGAGGACGCGGGGCGCGGTCGCAAGACCCGCCTTGGCGGCGTGCCCGACGACTGCCTTGTGCGCGCGACGTCCGCGCGGCGTCTTCTCGCCCTTCTTGTTCTCACGGGCCAGCTTTTGCTCGCCGTATCCGAGCTGCACCGACGCGACGCCGGCCGTCTCTTTCGCGAGCACCTGTACGACGGGGTTGGGCGGAGCCTCGACCACCGTGCAGGGGATCTGCTGTCCCTGTTCGTTGAAGATCTGGGTCATGCCCAGCTTCTTTCCAATGATTCCGATCATATCTCTACTCGACCTTGATCTCGACGTCCACGCCAGCCGGGAGATCCAGCTTGGTGAGCGCATCCACAGTCGCCGGGCGGCTGTCGAGGATATCTATGAGGCGCTTGTGCGTCTTGAGCTCGAACTGCTCGCGGGACTTCTTGTCCACGTGCGGCGAGCGCAGCACCGTCCAGCGCTTCGTCTTCGTCGGGAGCGGAATCGGGCCCGATACCTGGGCACCCGTCTTCTCCGCCGTGCGGACGATGTCCGCGGCGGCCTGATCGATCACAGCGTGATCGAACGCCTTGAGACGGATGCGAATCCTGCCTGCCATAAAAGCCTCGGTCCTCGGGTAATTACTTGATGATCTTGGTAACGACGCCGGCGCCGACGGTGCGGCCGCCTTCACGAATGGCGAACCGGAGACCCTCGTCCATCGCGATCGGCGTGATCAGCTCGATCGTCATCTGTACGTTGTCGCCCGGCATCACCATCTCCATCCCCTCGGGAAGCTCC contains the following coding sequences:
- a CDS encoding adenylate kinase, encoding MIVVLLGPPGAGKGTQGEILAERLGIPRIATGDVLRAAVRDGTEQGLAAKAYMDRGDLVPDSVILGIMKEVLASPSAAKGAILDGVVRTVPQAEGLTMMLAELGRKVDKFLLFDVPDDELVNRLGGRTVCDSCQTPYRGLEPGTRCEKCGGTLVRRKDDEPESIRNRLKVYRAQTEPVIDWVKEKKLNLVEIDATGEVSEISDRAMKALEA
- the secY gene encoding preprotein translocase subunit SecY; its protein translation is MAQNNPAAAVQSIYRTPELWQKITFTFLCLVIYRTGAHITVPGVDVVAIRDFFASQSGGGLLGLYDLFVGGGLSRATVFALGIMPYISASIFMQIAGAVVPTVEKMQKDEEGRKQVTQWTRYFTVILAVVQGWGFALFTSSLQNAVINPGFGFKVQMVLFLTAGAIFVMWLGEQITERGLGNGASLIIFFSIIERFWPGILGTFRFVQTQAVGLFSLFVLGLVMVGVVAATVAVTMAARRIMIQIPQRSMARGRMREAAKNFIPLRVNAAGVMPIIFAQSVIIVPGAIAQFSGNQQAQRLSELFQPGTWLYYVLSAVLIVFFTYFYTSIIFNPLDLSENLKKQGGFIPGVKPGSKTAEYIDHVVTRITLPGAIFLTFIALLPVFIADAINVPFQFGGTSLLIVVGVALDTLAQIQQHLLLRKYDGFMKKGRVRYRGRQAMGGF
- the rplO gene encoding 50S ribosomal protein L15, with amino-acid sequence MGLHNLVPAPGSHRDRKRLGRGPGSGTGKTSGKGHKGMKARAGHHGPGGGKPHFEGGQMPLTRRLPKRGFTNIFRVEHQVVRLSDLEQRMPAGAEVTRESLVQAGLISARKGPAKVLANGDLSRAVTVRGIRMSAGAREKIEAAGGRVEE
- the rpmD gene encoding 50S ribosomal protein L30 — translated: MARTHVWWNTKGPRSTPKSELTTGRVRIKQVRSGIGHSARMRLTLQALGLRHHQAEVIQQDSPALRGQLKRVRHLVEVTPVKDEMQK
- the rplR gene encoding 50S ribosomal protein L18; protein product: MSKTAFTKSRDSLRTRRHFRVRKKVNGTSERPRLVIYRSLKHIYAQLVDDVSQRTLMTVTDSGLEGKKTEKSAEVGKRIAQKAKEAGVTKVVFDRGGYKYHGRVKAVADGAREGGLEF
- the rplF gene encoding 50S ribosomal protein L6 is translated as MSRIGKNPVAVPAGVTVTLDGNRITVKGPKGELSRVIPADMKIASENGQVTVTRPSDDQKHKALHGLSRTLIANMVEGVTKGFSKQLDIVGVGYKAETRPYGLQLALGFSHAVQYKAPQGIKLTAPAPTQIIVEGANKEIVGQVAAELRSLRPPEPYKGKGIKYAGEQIRRKAGKAGGK
- the rpsH gene encoding 30S ribosomal protein S8 → MSMTDPIADMLTRIRNACGAKHRRVDMPGSKMKLEIARILKDNHFIQDYRTLEEESGRKTLRVVLKYAQGGQPVIRELKRVSTPGLRKYVGVSEIPRVRNGLGMAIVSTSQGLMSDRQARQARTGGEILALVW
- a CDS encoding type Z 30S ribosomal protein S14; the encoded protein is MARKAMVEKSKRKPKFEVRQHNRCQRCGRSRAFLRKFGLCRICFRELALSGLIPGVRKASW
- the rplE gene encoding 50S ribosomal protein L5 yields the protein MPPPRLKAYYLNTVRARLQEQFGLANKHEIPTVEKIVVNCGVGEAIKNPKVLDTVVAELAIITGQRPVRRKAKKSIANFGLREGQEIGAAVTLRGARMWEFMDRFITVAIPRIRDFRGVNTRSFDGRGNYSLGVKEQMIFPEINYDMVEQIHGMDITFVTTTNKDDMALALLRELGMPFRGEDKPIIVQS
- the rplX gene encoding 50S ribosomal protein L24; the encoded protein is MHVSKGDTVRVMRGDDKGKEGKVMRIYPKTGRVLVEGINIVKKHRKARTADEQSGIIESAAPVHSSNLMLLDSKTGEPTRTRARIDTDGTKERVGAHSGEPIPRTR
- the rplN gene encoding 50S ribosomal protein L14, producing the protein MIQQESVVKVADNSGAKTALVIRVLGGTRRRYAGLGDVVIVAVKNALPNGTVKKSEVARGVVVRTAKETRRKDGSYIRFDENAIVIINEAGEPRATRIFGPVARELREKKYMKIVSLAPEVL
- the rpsQ gene encoding 30S ribosomal protein S17, which encodes MSRASRKTRVGLVVSDKMEKTVVVSIERRVQHPVYGKMVRRTKRLKAHDETNDAKTGDTVRIMETRPMSKDKRWRVVEIVERAR
- the rpmC gene encoding 50S ribosomal protein L29, with translation MLSSKDIREMGEADINARIAGLEEERFRLRFRAGTETLEDPLRLRVIRKDVARLKTVLREKIIGIIEAGTPASLPRAGGAKTRRVRRTRTGATRSSKRA
- the rplP gene encoding 50S ribosomal protein L16 yields the protein MLSPKRVKFRKMFKGRMKGLSIRGSTVAFGAYGLQALEPGWVSNRQIEAARVALTRHIKRGGKVWIRIFPDKPITKKPAETRMGKGKGSPEGWVAVVKPGRVMFELEGVTPEIAKKAMALAGAKLGVKTRFVAREEAHTDAE
- the rpsC gene encoding 30S ribosomal protein S3, producing MGQKVHPIGFRLGISKTWRSTWYADRDFPALLREDELLRTYLKQRLGHAAISDIRIERKPGKVVVTIHTGRPGVVIGKKGTEVDQLRDELAQISGKEVGINVEEIKRPELDAQLVADNIANQLAQRISFRRAMKRAVQSAMRMGAGGIKIKCGGRLGGAEIARTEGYHEGRVPLHTLRADIDYATSTAKTTFGTIGVKVWLFKGEIVEDRRGKTYSTGV
- the rplV gene encoding 50S ribosomal protein L22, whose translation is MQRAEPQPDATAIQRGARQSPYKMRLVIDQIRGKNVNEALGLLKFSKKHAAKQIEKTLNSAVANAEYAARQANESLDVDTLYVKHAIVNEGPKIKRFMPAAQGRATPIQKRTSHVHIVVGAKEGK
- the rpsS gene encoding 30S ribosomal protein S19 gives rise to the protein MARSVKKGPFIQDALMKKVEVMNSNNAKKVIKTWARSSTIIPDFVGHTFAVHNGNKFIPVYVTENMVGHKLGEFSPTRLFRGHTGAKAVDKKAGGVPAGGQRGGR